The DNA window tgaatattcatttcagcacctcattagtattctccgagttggccattagcatggctatttcgaagtttttcctatgtgtagacatagccaataggtATTCTCAATCTTACCTCCATTTTACAAATTACTTTTTCCGGTGATTAAGATTACATTTAATTACATTTAATTTAGATTAAATTGGATTAAAATGATGCTAATTgagattttatttaaatgaaattaatatttatGTTCAAATTAATTTAACAGATTAAATTTGTATTAAGATAAAATTAGAATGCAAATTAAATTTGATTTCATTCAAATTAGATTGACTAAATTAAATTGAAATAAGTTTCAGATAAATTCAGTTTACATTTGCATAAtagtaaaataattttttagatTAGAGTACATAAAAGTGATTTTAATTTAGATTAAATCTTAATTAGATTACATTTAAATTCATATCAAGGATTCTATTTGGATTAAATTAAGATTAGATGAGTTTTGATGGGCTGCTCAGGTTGCAAGCACTTAAAAGGGAAATGTTGCGTTTGGTATAAACATTTCTCATCCTTCAACCCAGTTCCCCAAatgccactacaggttgaacctctcttgtccgcaCCCAAGGTcttgaccggtgctggatgagagaatttgccagatgatgggaggtcaacattttctagtaCACTATTGACACGTGCACATTttactgggctcgtagaagatggttaggggtaaattacagataaataacaagCACAGGACACTCAGAGCCAgaaccggtggctgtaaacaaactttatgggaccacggtgaatttggccacacctatgataagtggtcatctgactaactaaaatcatgccagattatggagtttgctggacaagagagttctggattagagaagttcagcttgTATGTACTGCTTTTAACCTTCTCCTGGTAACACTGATGTCAGAGTTCAGGTGGGTGGGGCAAGTGATGACATCAGAATCCATTGATGAGGCCACAATAGAAGACTTAGCTTAAATGCCCAGTTTCTGGTGCTGCTGGTTTAAAGTATGTGACCTCCTCCCAGAAGACACACAGAACAAACAGAGAAAGGAATATCTGTCTACTCAGGTTAGACCAGACTTTGGATAAGGAATTAGCATTAGCTGGAAAAGGATCAATTTTAATTTTAGCAATCCCCTGGAATAAATTCAGTAAGGTCTTTTGGGTTTTCAGTTGAGTGCCTCAGGATTTACCTGTGGGGGGGAATTTTGGTTCTTCCTTTAGAGTTCAGGATGCACTGGGGGCCCCTCAGCCCTGATGAAACTTGAAGGACAAAACCAGAGGGTAAAGGGACATGGGGGTAGCTATAACGatagatattttaaaaagtctgagGGGACTAGACTCTCAAATCCCCTTTACAATTTTTGTGTGTCCAACTTCCATGTACTACTTTGAAAATCCTGGCATGGTTCATACATTTTTCTTTCTCAAGCTTAAATACCATAGGCCTGAGGTTGACAATTAACGGAATATTGACAGAGAGTCAGAGGTGGCTAAAGAGCTATAACTGGGGAATTAGGGAGAGGCAAGTTTTGATTGATCTGCGTTTGATTCTAAGCCCAGCTAAAGACTTTCAAATCTGCCCAAGTCTCCATTTAATGTTAATAGAAATTGGACATCCTAATCGCTGAGGCAGTTTTCAAAAGCTCAGCCTTCACGTCTCCATACCTTTTGGAAGCGGGCCAATGGTCCCACTAGTCTGGGGAACTTTCCTGACTTCTATACTACCCCGGTGAAGTGGACCAGCGAAAGGATCTGACTCCTTTCTTCTTTAACCTAACGGTCTCCCTGGCCCTGAGGGCTCCCTTTCCACTTCTCTGAGCAGCAGAGTCCTTGAAATCCCAACAAGGTTGGGCCCAGgtttcctggggctgaacccccaacATCGTAGTCAAAGAGGGCAGGGGCTAGGGCGTCCCCACTCCAGGGAGCTCTCTTCACAGTGGATGCTTTCCTGAGCCACTGATCACCTCATACAGTTCAAAGTGAATACAATTTATTACACAGCAgctgattaaaaaagaaaagaataaggaaaaatgagaaAGGTTAAAAGAGAACACAGCCCCTCTCTGTGGCACGGGGATGTCACAACCAGCAGTCTTCTGAATGTAAGCAAAGTTCACAGCCTGTTCCTCTTAAATCCCAGGGCTCTCTCTCtcaggctctggctgtgctgcgGAGGTAGGGCTGCAGGTTGAACATGCTTGCTCAGGCAGTGACCACAGGACTTCAGGCTCTAAGTGACAGGGCCCCTCTCCCAGTTGGAGTTACAATCCCTAAACTGGATGTCCTAATCACTGAGGCAACTTTCAAAAACACAGCCTTCATTTCTCAATACcttagttccccatctgtaaaacgggACTAATTAGCTCCCTCAGAGGCTAAATTCAGGGATATGGTGAGAGCCGGATACTATGGGGTTAGGGGCCTAAATGGATAGCTATGGTTTAGATCTCCTAAAGTCATTCCTCGGAGGGtgaagggaggaggaaaaaagcagACAACGCAGGTTGCATCCTTGGGTGGAATCCCAAGGTTTGCATAATGCTGGAAGTCTGACTATGGGTGTAATTTTCAAAGCTGTTCAGAGGATTTAGGTGTCCCATTTCTATACATTTTACTAGAATACTACCGACATACTCCTTCCACCCAAAGCCCAGCTCTTTCCAGACACCCAGCTCCTAAATTCCTGCTGTCTTTGTGCAAATATCACCATCACTCCAGTTGCAGGGTGAAGAGCATGTAGTGGTCATGTCTTGCTGGGAAGTCCATCCTGTCAGCTTCCTCcgtctctctccccagcctcaaGATGTCAGAACTGGAGACAGCCTTCAGTAAATTCGCTGTGTACGGTGACACAGCTGCCACTGGCAAGGATATGACGGGCAAGAATTTCTCCAAGATGCTGAAGGATTGTGGTGTGATGGATGGGAAGGCAGTGACCAGCACTGACGTCGATATTGTATTCAACAAAGTCAAGTGAGCAGGGAATGGTGATGAgatgggaggagaagggaaaacaAGAGGGGAGAAGAGTTGGGTTGGAGTGTGAATGTTCTGGACATTTTGCTGTCACGGCATCCCCTAGCCCTGGGGTAACTGCTTGTGACTGCTTCCCTCTCACTGCAGGACTAAAGGCGCTCGTACCATCAACTTTGCTGAATTCCAGCAGGCCATGAAGGAGCTGTGCGGCAAGAGGTTCAAGGGCAAATCTCCTGAGGAGGCACTGCAAGCTGTATACGCACTGATGGAGGGCAAGGAGCCAGCCAACGTGGGTGTAACAGTGAGTACCAGATCTCCCGAGGATGTCCCAAACCCTGTttgcctcccttccctgccagagcaccatatctccctgccctctACACACATAACACTTGGGCAGGCATGCACCTCTTCTGAGGACCCTTCTTCTGGTCCAGCTACATGAGGACTTCCATCCGTGCTTCACTTAGGGAAGGAGTGAGCATGATAGGCCACATCCCACCATAAAGAGATCACACCTCACACAGGGCAGGAAGCAACCTAAGGGGAGCTTCATGGCAATACTGCATCACTCTGGAGGCAGGAATGAATCCCAGTACAAACCTACCTTACACAGGCCTCCAACCTTTGGGATAGGCAAGAAAGTATCATGAACTCCTCCCTCAATTCTGCTGACCGTTACTGCGACCCTATACCTTACAGAAAGCCACCAAAGCTGGTGGGGTTGACAGACTGACAGACACCAGCAAATACACGGGATCCCACAAGGAACGATTTGATGAGAGCGGCAAGGGGAAAGGGCTTGCTGGCCGTGAAGACTTGACTGACAACAGTGGATATGTTGGGGCCTACAAAGAAGCTGGC is part of the Carettochelys insculpta isolate YL-2023 chromosome 5, ASM3395843v1, whole genome shotgun sequence genome and encodes:
- the LOC142013544 gene encoding tubulin polymerization-promoting protein family member 2-like isoform X1 produces the protein MGKSNTHPAAAARQDDAEPQKAQWYQWLDQHSAGQSQGDFCDSTHHKEQQGREPQRALTLPATRLAAPFQWAWLSSSLPAEHLHASLPSTGSPWPRGVGFPASTTFGLKMSELETAFSKFAVYGDTAATGKDMTGKNFSKMLKDCGVMDGKAVTSTDVDIVFNKVKTKGARTINFAEFQQAMKELCGKRFKGKSPEEALQAVYALMEGKEPANVGVTKATKAGGVDRLTDTSKYTGSHKERFDESGKGKGLAGREDLTDNSGYVGAYKEAGTYDKKH
- the LOC142013544 gene encoding tubulin polymerization-promoting protein family member 2-like isoform X2, with the translated sequence MLPDSVKRRHTQKETMSLKMSELETAFSKFAVYGDTAATGKDMTGKNFSKMLKDCGVMDGKAVTSTDVDIVFNKVKTKGARTINFAEFQQAMKELCGKRFKGKSPEEALQAVYALMEGKEPANVGVTKATKAGGVDRLTDTSKYTGSHKERFDESGKGKGLAGREDLTDNSGYVGAYKEAGTYDKKH
- the LOC142013544 gene encoding tubulin polymerization-promoting protein family member 2-like isoform X3, whose amino-acid sequence is MSELETAFSKFAVYGDTAATGKDMTGKNFSKMLKDCGVMDGKAVTSTDVDIVFNKVKTKGARTINFAEFQQAMKELCGKRFKGKSPEEALQAVYALMEGKEPANVGVTKATKAGGVDRLTDTSKYTGSHKERFDESGKGKGLAGREDLTDNSGYVGAYKEAGTYDKKH